One bacterium DNA window includes the following coding sequences:
- a CDS encoding pilus assembly PilX N-terminal domain-containing protein: MTEYRSLPGRVLRLFQAAWLCQDNQGMAMVIVLSVMAALFAIGTASLTNSATENKISQNYQKSVRAFYDCEAGIAEGMAKIKSGTAVIEQDGDPNWISTTQSYLFKYRYHTTYDAANRTYTITSEGKDPSQTANRRIVAEMKRIFSAGDIRSPVYCGSGETKGNANSIRGDSVSPAWASDGDSSNEGSVPCVTTPNPYVSATNPLKVDQTQLFTADPNKVDYDVDPIDLVAMANFYKDLPPDMTSIPTGTTVTIGSETDTKVVYINGNQTIAGDKYGYGILVVTGDLHISGQLHWNGIVIVLGNNLIQTGGGVSGLQVTGAVLTPNHFEIRGNADIQWSADVVKKVINNAGDPLKVVSWKEE, translated from the coding sequence ATGACTGAGTATAGATCATTGCCGGGAAGAGTCCTGCGGCTTTTTCAGGCAGCCTGGCTTTGTCAGGATAACCAAGGAATGGCCATGGTTATCGTCCTGTCCGTGATGGCGGCTCTTTTTGCGATCGGGACAGCATCCTTGACCAATTCGGCCACGGAAAACAAGATCAGTCAGAACTACCAGAAAAGCGTTCGGGCCTTTTATGACTGTGAGGCTGGAATAGCCGAGGGTATGGCCAAAATCAAATCCGGGACGGCTGTTATAGAACAGGATGGCGATCCCAACTGGATATCGACCACCCAATCATACCTGTTCAAATATCGATACCATACTACATATGATGCCGCTAACCGCACTTACACCATAACTTCCGAGGGAAAGGATCCCTCGCAAACCGCCAACCGCCGGATCGTGGCTGAAATGAAGCGCATTTTCAGTGCCGGTGATATCAGATCGCCGGTTTATTGCGGCTCGGGAGAGACCAAGGGTAACGCTAACTCGATCCGGGGTGATTCCGTCTCTCCTGCCTGGGCGAGTGATGGCGATTCCTCGAACGAGGGCAGTGTTCCCTGTGTTACTACGCCAAATCCCTACGTCAGCGCGACCAACCCTCTGAAGGTGGACCAGACCCAGCTTTTTACCGCAGATCCCAACAAGGTTGACTACGATGTCGATCCCATTGATCTTGTGGCCATGGCCAATTTTTACAAAGACCTTCCCCCGGACATGACCAGCATCCCGACCGGTACGACAGTCACTATCGGGAGTGAGACGGATACCAAGGTAGTCTACATCAACGGGAATCAAACCATTGCGGGAGATAAATACGGCTATGGCATCCTGGTGGTCACCGGTGACCTCCATATTTCGGGACAGCTTCACTGGAACGGTATAGTCATCGTTCTGGGCAACAACCTTATCCAGACCGGCGGTGGAGTCAGCGGCCTCCAGGTTACCGGAGCGGTCCTGACTCCGAACCATTTTGAAATCAGGGGAAATGCGGATATCCAATGGTCAGCCGATGTGGTGAAAAAGGTCATCAATAATGCCGGCGATCCCCTGAAGGTTGTC